Proteins encoded in a region of the Stigmatella aurantiaca genome:
- a CDS encoding response regulator has protein sequence MPVHRLLVVEDDPSWQKSLEDVARAEGCDVTVVSDGEAALSTLSGDPRTRPNLVVLDLLLPRMDGWEVYGRMRVDHDLRTIPVLMLSAAAAQEPKLGGIVGMLQKTSSPEPVIHQFRERLRGFTVPSPAAPEESLYTVRLTEDTSLLLHSLPPALRHALRLHLFRAADLLRTGLPMMSTWLMALPGEPPSLLVTVEGVRAVMEINEAERTLTVTSLIIPTYLPRM, from the coding sequence ATGCCCGTGCACCGCTTACTCGTCGTCGAGGACGATCCGTCCTGGCAGAAAAGCCTGGAAGACGTGGCGCGCGCCGAGGGGTGTGACGTCACCGTCGTGTCCGATGGAGAAGCGGCGCTGAGCACCCTGAGCGGCGATCCGCGGACCCGGCCGAACCTCGTGGTGCTGGATCTGCTGTTGCCCCGGATGGATGGGTGGGAGGTGTACGGGCGGATGCGGGTGGACCACGACCTGCGCACCATCCCCGTGCTGATGCTCTCGGCGGCGGCGGCCCAGGAGCCCAAGCTGGGGGGCATCGTGGGCATGCTGCAGAAGACGTCCTCGCCCGAGCCCGTCATCCACCAGTTCCGGGAGCGGCTGCGCGGCTTCACGGTCCCCTCTCCGGCGGCGCCGGAGGAGAGCCTCTACACGGTGCGGCTCACGGAGGACACGTCGCTGCTGCTGCACTCACTGCCCCCCGCGCTGCGCCATGCCTTGCGCCTGCACCTGTTCCGCGCGGCGGACCTGCTGCGGACGGGCCTGCCGATGATGTCCACCTGGCTCATGGCGCTGCCCGGAGAGCCCCCGTCGCTGCTGGTGACGGTGGAGGGTGTGCGGGCCGTGATGGAGATCAACGAGGCGGAGCGGACGCTCACCGTCACCTCGCTGATCATCCCCACCTACCTGCCGCGCATGTAG
- a CDS encoding DUF3616 domain-containing protein: MQAGQLLGRLLLQFDSNAAEVPEDLSAAVRSTDGNLWVAADEAGVVERLTPSEARVYGHHTRFHVADFLGTRDRNAEIDIEALDAHADYLWLVGSHSAKRKKPKGKGVAEDIDRLATVEHAPERFMLARIPFVTGELAAELKTRGTAKRSHAAAQVKPARGQKQAPAKKGASRKPPAPRAPPSLPGENLLMELLRDDPHFGPFLARPGPKGGTLAIPSKDNGLDIEGLVVTDTDRVFLGLRGPVLRGYSAILDMRLADAGNGLLEPKPGRHGARFAKHFLDLDGLGIRELCVHGEDLLVLAGPTLPTQAPIRLFRLHKYQSLQGHSLLKQEKGVLEPVFDIPQSGKRDHAEGVANFSYFDESDSVLVVYDDPDPARRYGPCGVFADIFRLDF, translated from the coding sequence ATGCAAGCAGGCCAGCTCCTGGGGCGGCTGTTGCTCCAGTTCGATTCGAATGCGGCCGAGGTCCCCGAGGACCTGTCGGCGGCCGTGCGCAGCACGGACGGCAACCTCTGGGTGGCCGCGGACGAGGCGGGCGTGGTGGAGCGGCTCACGCCCTCCGAGGCCCGCGTCTACGGCCACCACACGCGCTTCCACGTGGCGGACTTCCTCGGCACCAGGGACCGGAACGCGGAGATCGACATCGAGGCGCTGGATGCCCACGCGGACTACCTCTGGCTGGTGGGCAGCCACAGCGCCAAGCGCAAGAAGCCCAAGGGCAAGGGCGTAGCGGAGGACATCGACCGGCTGGCCACCGTGGAGCATGCCCCCGAGCGCTTCATGCTCGCCCGGATCCCCTTCGTGACCGGAGAGCTCGCCGCGGAGCTGAAGACCCGGGGCACCGCGAAGCGCTCGCACGCCGCCGCCCAGGTGAAGCCCGCCCGGGGACAGAAGCAGGCCCCGGCGAAGAAGGGCGCATCGCGGAAGCCTCCGGCCCCGCGCGCCCCTCCGTCCCTGCCAGGGGAGAACTTGTTGATGGAGCTGCTCCGGGACGATCCCCACTTCGGCCCCTTCCTGGCCCGCCCCGGCCCCAAGGGCGGCACGCTCGCCATTCCCAGCAAGGACAACGGCCTGGACATCGAGGGGCTGGTGGTCACGGACACGGACCGGGTGTTCCTTGGCCTGCGCGGGCCCGTGCTGCGCGGGTACTCGGCGATACTGGACATGCGCCTGGCGGATGCCGGCAACGGCCTCCTGGAGCCCAAGCCGGGCCGCCACGGCGCGCGCTTCGCCAAGCACTTCCTCGACCTGGATGGGCTGGGCATCCGGGAGCTGTGCGTACACGGCGAGGACCTGCTCGTGCTCGCCGGACCCACGCTGCCGACGCAGGCCCCCATCCGCCTCTTCCGGCTTCACAAGTACCAGTCGCTCCAGGGCCACAGCCTGCTGAAGCAGGAGAAGGGCGTCCTGGAGCCGGTCTTCGACATTCCCCAGTCCGGCAAGCGGGACCATGCGGAAGGGGTGGCCAACTTCAGCTACTTCGATGAGTCCGACAGCGTGCTCGTCGTCTACGACGACCCGGACCCCGCGCGCCGCTACGGTCCCTGTGGCGTCTTCGCGGACATCTTCCGGCTGGACTTCTAA
- a CDS encoding L,D-transpeptidase family protein — MSPDPSAPAPAALALRNKRFVGQTALVDVLSGKGSMGPGARGTAVRVLQEALLAMGFSLPGGADGAFGKQSAKAVRNFQVHAQSAYPHVKATGVVDAATLQALDALAPAPQQTGQTQNLPVPRYDGIPVRVVVVKHEHRTFLFDAQGQLQGIFGNAVGAGASPTDKGLKRVSGKLGRAEAYALGQKLWGGPVYGPRLIDLSWMDGSRSGEELHGTNAPDKLGEDVSHGCIRHGNTDIVTLYDALQLKDAVAVVDTVKDPRLGTPGAPPPGNTSSSVA; from the coding sequence ATGTCCCCTGACCCTTCTGCTCCTGCCCCCGCCGCCCTGGCCCTTCGCAACAAGCGCTTCGTGGGACAGACCGCCCTGGTGGACGTGCTCTCGGGCAAGGGGTCCATGGGCCCAGGGGCCCGGGGGACCGCGGTGCGCGTCCTGCAAGAGGCCCTGCTGGCCATGGGCTTCAGCCTACCGGGCGGCGCGGATGGGGCCTTCGGGAAACAGTCCGCCAAGGCGGTGCGCAACTTCCAGGTGCACGCCCAATCCGCCTATCCCCACGTGAAGGCCACCGGTGTGGTGGATGCCGCCACGCTCCAGGCCCTGGACGCGCTCGCCCCCGCCCCCCAGCAGACGGGACAGACCCAGAACCTTCCGGTTCCCCGTTACGATGGCATTCCGGTGCGCGTGGTGGTGGTGAAGCACGAGCACCGCACCTTCCTCTTCGATGCCCAGGGCCAGTTGCAGGGCATCTTCGGCAATGCCGTGGGCGCGGGCGCCTCCCCCACGGACAAGGGGCTGAAGCGGGTCAGCGGCAAGCTGGGCCGGGCGGAGGCATATGCCCTGGGCCAGAAGCTGTGGGGTGGGCCCGTCTACGGTCCCCGCCTCATCGACCTGTCGTGGATGGATGGCTCCCGTTCGGGAGAGGAGCTCCACGGCACCAACGCCCCCGACAAGCTGGGCGAGGACGTCTCGCACGGGTGCATCCGCCATGGAAACACAGACATCGTCACCCTGTATGACGCACTCCAGTTGAAGGACGCGGTCGCCGTCGTCGACACCGTGAAGGATCCGCGCCTGGGCACCCCGGGAGCGCCGCCACCCGGGAACACCTCCTCGAGCGTGGCGTGA
- a CDS encoding DUF4215 domain-containing protein — protein sequence MKSNSLGPRRWECVRWAALAFVVSLLASCYESKSHTCSSGLVCPSAATCSADGNSCLTDTCGDGVIQKDELCDDGNVKGGDGCSASCLSLEKCGDGVTDKAIGEVCDDKNTLAGDGCSENCQSAEICGNAIVDAVKGEVCDDGNTESGDKCSADCKSNETCGNGVWDVAADEVCDDGNNLNGDDCTADCKAGGVCGNGVQEANEECDDGNLENSDLCSNDCHAPRCGDGIKNLAEECDDGAETSECDLDCTRPQCGDGIVNHHAGEQCDVGGVPSVACRGCIVSFCGDRRVDPGEDCDEGPSGGKECSAACKRSVCGNGIVEDGEKCDDGNALSCGTCNASCSEDLLAENNGGKSKGHIKFRGAFLNIIDGWRFVIGVGKRIPVVFEINTGQTVRQDSVEIELEDDYSPDEIVHEIGSVLQGKAGETGVNATVVSVDDATDFIELESQEPGTAGNQAIGVEDGQFFPAVFDVMGMSGGVGKNCSKGTRCKTNMDCLRGLDCSGPPNNKCCGGCD from the coding sequence ATGAAAAGTAATTCCCTCGGCCCAAGGCGCTGGGAGTGCGTGCGTTGGGCAGCCCTGGCCTTCGTGGTCTCGTTGCTGGCTTCTTGCTACGAATCCAAGAGTCATACCTGTTCCTCGGGGCTGGTGTGCCCCAGCGCGGCGACGTGCTCCGCGGACGGGAATTCATGCCTGACCGATACGTGCGGAGACGGCGTCATCCAGAAAGACGAGCTCTGTGATGACGGCAACGTCAAGGGCGGAGATGGCTGTAGTGCCAGTTGCTTATCGCTAGAGAAGTGTGGCGATGGCGTGACGGACAAGGCCATTGGTGAGGTTTGTGACGACAAAAACACCCTCGCTGGTGACGGGTGCAGTGAGAACTGTCAATCGGCGGAGATCTGTGGGAACGCAATCGTGGACGCGGTGAAGGGGGAGGTCTGCGACGACGGGAACACGGAGAGTGGCGATAAGTGCAGTGCGGACTGCAAGTCGAATGAGACTTGTGGGAACGGCGTCTGGGATGTTGCGGCAGATGAGGTATGCGACGACGGCAATAATCTCAACGGAGACGATTGCACTGCTGACTGCAAGGCGGGCGGCGTTTGCGGCAATGGCGTCCAAGAAGCCAACGAAGAGTGTGACGATGGCAATCTGGAGAATTCAGATCTCTGCTCGAACGATTGCCATGCTCCGCGATGTGGTGATGGGATCAAGAATCTCGCTGAGGAATGCGATGATGGCGCGGAGACCAGTGAGTGCGATCTTGATTGTACGCGGCCACAATGTGGTGACGGGATAGTCAATCACCACGCGGGGGAGCAATGCGACGTGGGTGGAGTGCCGTCCGTTGCTTGCAGGGGGTGCATCGTGTCTTTTTGCGGCGACAGAAGAGTCGATCCAGGCGAAGACTGTGATGAGGGGCCCTCGGGAGGCAAGGAGTGCTCTGCCGCTTGTAAGAGAAGTGTGTGTGGGAACGGCATTGTTGAAGATGGAGAGAAGTGCGACGACGGCAATGCGCTTTCCTGTGGCACTTGTAATGCCTCGTGCTCTGAGGATTTGCTCGCGGAAAATAACGGAGGGAAATCCAAAGGACATATCAAGTTCCGTGGGGCGTTTCTCAATATTATTGATGGATGGAGGTTTGTGATTGGTGTGGGGAAGAGGATTCCGGTAGTGTTTGAGATTAATACGGGGCAGACTGTCAGGCAGGATAGTGTGGAGATCGAACTAGAGGATGATTATTCTCCCGACGAAATCGTTCATGAGATTGGCAGCGTATTGCAGGGCAAGGCGGGAGAGACTGGGGTCAATGCGACTGTAGTGTCTGTGGATGATGCGACTGACTTCATTGAGCTTGAGAGCCAGGAGCCTGGCACGGCAGGCAATCAAGCCATTGGGGTCGAGGACGGGCAGTTCTTTCCGGCCGTATTCGATGTAATGGGGATGTCTGGTGGGGTTGGGAAAAATTGCTCGAAGGGAACGAGGTGCAAGACCAATATGGATTGTTTGAGAGGGCTCGACTGTAGTGGGCCTCCCAACAATAAGTGCTGCGGCGGCTGCGACTAG
- a CDS encoding serine/threonine-protein kinase, translated as MRIHQYELIRQLGAGGMGTVFLARDTKLGRRVAIKLLQTQNPAFTHRFILEARATARCSHENIVVIYEVGEFQGSPFMVLEFLQGQSLQKLVNGGQRLPASRVVELLVPVVRALECAHEQGIVHRDLKPDNILVTDSGAVKVLDFGIAKVLHGQEDSAEKPRVAQTLTPEGVGVDLSNLTQNGALVGTVPYMSPEQWGNGVPVDLRTDIWALGILLFRLLAGRHPLEPLRGPQLAVTAFLDEPMPRLRDVAPDVPAALADVVDRCLRKRKEERFPDAASVLRALEPFLPGRYSREVRIDESESPYAGLSSFQESNAALFFGRSREIGALVSRIRDRPLMAVVGPSGAGKSSFVRAGLVPFLKRSGDAWESLVLRPGRDPLGALASLVAPLMNSSDSLAQDLQEHQRLVARIREEPGIVGTVLRGRARRERRRLLLFIDQFEELYTQVADPRERRAFTACISGIADDATTPMRVVLSIRSDFLDRVHEDERFMGELSQGLFFLTAPNEEGLRDALVQPAEMAGYRFESPEMIQSMLEHLHSTEGALPLLQFAATQLWEQRDVSRKLLTQQSYIEMGGIAGALASHADSVLDKMSPSARVLVRALFLRLVTPERTRAIVSLEELQELSRDTVELQSLTDQLVLARLLVIQTGSGATGATVELVHESLIHRWPTLHRWLEENQDDSAFLEQLRTAARQWHAKGRDSGLLWRGEMVEEAQRFQRRYRGELPQVQLDFLSAVVSQAVRATRWKRALMIGALVFLSALVAASLVALLVIRESKQEAEHQAREARQAEAVAQQNLAVAEAREKARLEAQRKEEEARHRAEEARRKEEEARGQLAAAYADLQSTNGALEGALRRAKYAQWRARIAMKSSDKNADAARRAEDRALRMAKDLQKKLLEEQERIRRMEGQFGKGGPVPSLELGLDGP; from the coding sequence ATGCGCATCCACCAGTACGAGCTCATCCGCCAGCTCGGCGCGGGAGGCATGGGCACGGTCTTCCTCGCCCGCGACACGAAGCTGGGCCGCCGGGTGGCCATCAAGCTGTTGCAGACCCAGAATCCCGCCTTCACCCACCGGTTCATCCTCGAGGCGCGCGCCACCGCACGCTGCAGCCACGAGAACATCGTGGTCATCTACGAGGTGGGGGAGTTCCAGGGCAGCCCTTTCATGGTGCTGGAGTTCCTCCAGGGCCAATCCCTGCAAAAGCTTGTCAACGGTGGCCAGCGGCTGCCCGCCTCCCGTGTGGTGGAGCTGCTGGTTCCGGTCGTGCGCGCCCTGGAGTGCGCCCACGAGCAGGGCATCGTTCATCGAGACCTCAAGCCCGACAACATCCTCGTGACGGACTCGGGGGCCGTGAAGGTGCTCGACTTCGGCATCGCCAAGGTGCTCCATGGCCAGGAGGACTCCGCCGAGAAGCCGCGGGTGGCCCAGACGCTGACCCCCGAAGGCGTGGGCGTGGACCTCTCCAACCTCACGCAGAATGGCGCCCTCGTGGGCACGGTGCCGTACATGTCCCCGGAGCAGTGGGGCAACGGCGTCCCGGTGGACCTGCGCACCGACATCTGGGCGCTGGGCATCTTGCTCTTCCGGTTGCTGGCGGGCCGTCATCCCCTGGAGCCGCTGCGGGGCCCGCAGCTGGCCGTCACCGCGTTTCTCGATGAGCCCATGCCCCGGCTGCGCGATGTGGCGCCCGACGTGCCCGCCGCGCTGGCGGACGTGGTGGACCGCTGCTTGCGCAAGCGCAAGGAGGAGCGCTTCCCGGACGCGGCCTCGGTGCTGCGCGCCCTGGAGCCCTTTCTGCCGGGCCGCTACAGCCGCGAGGTGCGCATCGACGAGAGCGAGAGCCCCTACGCGGGCCTGAGCTCTTTCCAGGAGTCCAATGCCGCGCTCTTCTTTGGACGCTCGCGGGAGATTGGGGCCCTGGTGAGCCGCATCCGCGACCGGCCGCTCATGGCCGTCGTGGGGCCCTCGGGGGCGGGCAAGTCCTCCTTCGTGCGCGCGGGCCTGGTGCCGTTCCTCAAGCGCTCGGGGGATGCCTGGGAGTCTCTCGTGCTGCGGCCCGGGAGGGATCCGCTGGGGGCGCTGGCCAGCCTCGTGGCCCCGCTGATGAACTCCTCGGACTCGCTCGCGCAGGATCTCCAGGAGCACCAGCGGTTGGTGGCGCGCATTCGGGAGGAGCCCGGCATCGTGGGGACGGTGCTGCGCGGCCGGGCCCGGCGCGAGCGCAGGCGGCTGCTGCTCTTCATCGACCAGTTCGAGGAGCTCTACACGCAGGTGGCGGACCCCCGGGAGCGCCGGGCCTTCACGGCCTGCATCTCGGGCATCGCCGACGATGCGACCACCCCGATGCGCGTGGTGCTCTCCATCCGCTCGGACTTCCTGGACCGGGTGCACGAGGACGAGCGCTTCATGGGGGAGCTGAGCCAGGGGCTCTTCTTCCTCACGGCCCCCAACGAGGAGGGGCTTCGCGACGCGCTGGTGCAGCCCGCGGAGATGGCGGGCTACCGCTTCGAGTCTCCCGAGATGATCCAGAGCATGTTGGAGCACCTGCACTCGACCGAGGGAGCGCTGCCGCTGCTCCAGTTCGCCGCCACTCAGCTCTGGGAGCAGCGGGACGTGTCGCGCAAGCTGCTCACCCAGCAGAGCTACATCGAGATGGGGGGCATCGCCGGCGCGCTCGCCAGCCACGCCGACAGCGTGCTGGACAAGATGAGCCCCTCGGCCCGCGTGCTCGTCCGGGCGCTGTTCCTGCGCCTGGTCACGCCGGAACGGACGCGCGCCATCGTCTCGCTGGAGGAACTCCAGGAGCTGTCCCGGGACACCGTGGAGCTTCAAAGCCTGACGGATCAGCTCGTCCTGGCCCGGCTCTTGGTGATCCAGACGGGCAGCGGCGCCACGGGCGCCACGGTAGAACTCGTCCACGAGTCGCTCATCCACCGCTGGCCCACGCTGCACCGCTGGCTGGAAGAGAACCAGGATGACTCGGCCTTCCTGGAGCAGCTTCGCACCGCGGCCCGTCAGTGGCATGCCAAGGGACGGGACAGCGGCCTGCTGTGGCGCGGTGAGATGGTGGAGGAGGCGCAGCGCTTCCAGCGCCGTTACCGGGGCGAGCTGCCGCAGGTGCAGCTCGACTTCCTCTCGGCGGTCGTCTCCCAGGCGGTGCGGGCCACGCGCTGGAAGCGGGCGCTGATGATTGGCGCGCTGGTGTTTCTGAGCGCGCTCGTCGCCGCGTCCCTGGTGGCCCTGTTGGTCATCCGCGAGTCGAAGCAGGAAGCCGAGCATCAGGCGCGGGAGGCGCGCCAGGCGGAGGCGGTGGCCCAGCAGAACCTGGCCGTCGCGGAAGCCCGCGAGAAGGCCCGGCTGGAGGCTCAGCGCAAGGAGGAGGAGGCCCGGCACCGGGCGGAGGAGGCCCGCCGGAAGGAAGAAGAGGCCCGGGGGCAGCTCGCGGCGGCGTACGCCGACCTCCAGAGCACGAACGGTGCGCTGGAGGGAGCGCTGCGCCGGGCCAAGTATGCGCAATGGCGTGCCCGGATCGCGATGAAGAGCTCCGACAAGAACGCGGATGCGGCGCGCCGGGCCGAGGATCGCGCCCTGCGCATGGCGAAGGATCTCCAGAAGAAGCTGCTGGAGGAGCAGGAGCGCATCCGGCGGATGGAGGGTCAGTTCGGCAAGGGCGGTCCCGTGCCCTCCCTGGAACTGGGTCTGGATGGGCCATGA
- a CDS encoding helix-turn-helix transcriptional regulator produces MARIPELTRREQSLVFDVAAGLASATDFAEMHAATEKALAELCGAQHVALCLIQPEGEGVGFEWKTHTLGRLLKDYGQWAQDDFVGRAVMRHPNQVLSDAEMLSGQKLEQTKTYQRSQQSGILLRHTVAVYVEPRGSLAQGGITLYREQSKPFSAKSRYVLQRFVPALAGSFQSIIRFSSLAFKNLILEEISAQPAASLVLNARGKEVLRTRAVTAILERWFPRSSRSPAGIPREWETQLATLIKGGGRGDPEQFLWRKVSPEQSLEAVFTPLPISQGGPLWELRIRERPNQAVLKESWRRRLTARQAEVASCLLQGSEDKEIAQALRCAPGTVKKHLQAIYDKLDVEGRADFISKALRD; encoded by the coding sequence ATGGCTCGGATCCCGGAACTCACTCGGCGTGAGCAGTCACTCGTGTTCGATGTGGCGGCGGGGCTCGCTAGCGCCACGGACTTCGCGGAGATGCATGCCGCCACGGAAAAGGCGCTCGCGGAATTGTGCGGCGCGCAACACGTTGCTTTGTGCCTGATTCAGCCAGAAGGAGAGGGTGTTGGGTTTGAGTGGAAGACGCACACCCTGGGCCGGCTCCTCAAGGATTACGGGCAGTGGGCTCAAGATGACTTCGTTGGCCGTGCTGTCATGCGGCATCCCAACCAAGTGCTGAGTGACGCGGAGATGCTCTCAGGCCAGAAACTGGAACAGACGAAGACCTATCAGCGCAGCCAGCAGTCGGGTATCCTGCTACGGCACACCGTGGCTGTTTACGTGGAGCCCAGGGGAAGCTTGGCCCAAGGGGGCATCACGCTATACCGTGAGCAGTCGAAGCCCTTCTCCGCGAAGAGCCGGTACGTCCTTCAGAGATTCGTGCCAGCCCTGGCGGGGAGCTTCCAAAGCATCATCCGGTTCTCCTCTCTGGCCTTCAAGAATCTGATTCTGGAGGAGATCTCGGCTCAGCCGGCCGCCTCGCTCGTGTTGAACGCACGGGGCAAGGAAGTCCTGCGGACAAGGGCCGTCACCGCGATTCTGGAGCGGTGGTTTCCACGGTCTTCCCGCAGCCCTGCCGGGATTCCACGGGAATGGGAAACGCAGCTTGCCACGTTGATCAAGGGAGGAGGCCGTGGAGATCCTGAACAGTTTCTGTGGCGCAAGGTCTCCCCTGAGCAGTCTTTGGAGGCGGTCTTCACGCCGCTGCCCATCAGCCAGGGGGGCCCGTTGTGGGAGTTACGAATCCGGGAGCGGCCGAATCAAGCCGTGTTGAAGGAGTCGTGGCGCAGGCGGCTGACCGCCCGGCAAGCCGAGGTTGCGAGCTGTCTCCTGCAGGGAAGTGAAGACAAGGAGATTGCCCAAGCGCTCCGATGTGCTCCGGGAACGGTGAAAAAACACCTGCAGGCCATCTACGACAAGCTGGATGTAGAGGGACGTGCGGATTTCATCTCCAAGGCCCTGAGGGATTGA
- a CDS encoding SGNH/GDSL hydrolase family protein, whose protein sequence is MRHSLLCLALCLTALGPLHASAQTSIVAFGDSLSDNGNNGTATSGPTTNPSSQISGVWVKQLATRLGLPLVASDNGGTNYARGGAVTSGMSTQVNQYLAAHPSASSTALYTLWGGGNDINHKAQANPFDSAGIKAAATTAVANIESQIRKLARAGAKHILWVNMPPLDRTPVALSIPAGLGTTVLRPPTLHFNTLWAQSLTRLRNEFPGITLIGMDVYAFFNALIASPSTYGLVNVTGTSKGKAVNPDTYLFWDELHPTSYSHGLLSNFAYGLLEDAYGLQAVEPGFGGDVLLEQAAP, encoded by the coding sequence ATGAGACACTCCCTGCTCTGTCTTGCCCTCTGCCTGACGGCCCTTGGCCCCCTTCACGCCAGCGCTCAAACCAGCATCGTCGCCTTTGGCGACAGCTTGAGTGACAACGGAAACAATGGCACCGCCACCAGCGGTCCCACCACGAACCCCAGCAGCCAGATCTCCGGCGTCTGGGTGAAGCAGCTCGCCACCCGGCTGGGCCTGCCCCTGGTGGCGTCCGACAACGGCGGGACGAACTACGCCCGGGGCGGCGCCGTCACCAGCGGGATGAGCACCCAGGTCAATCAATACCTGGCCGCCCACCCCTCGGCTTCCTCCACCGCGCTCTACACGCTGTGGGGCGGGGGCAATGACATCAATCACAAGGCCCAGGCCAACCCCTTCGACTCCGCGGGCATCAAGGCGGCCGCCACCACCGCCGTGGCCAACATCGAGTCGCAGATCCGCAAGCTCGCCCGGGCGGGCGCCAAGCACATCCTCTGGGTCAACATGCCGCCGCTGGACAGGACCCCCGTGGCCCTCTCCATTCCGGCGGGCCTGGGCACCACCGTGCTGCGCCCTCCCACACTTCACTTCAACACCCTCTGGGCCCAGTCGCTCACGCGGCTGCGCAATGAGTTTCCGGGCATCACCCTCATCGGGATGGATGTCTACGCCTTCTTCAACGCCCTCATCGCCAGCCCTTCCACCTACGGCCTGGTCAACGTGACGGGCACCAGCAAGGGCAAGGCCGTCAACCCGGACACGTACCTCTTCTGGGATGAGCTCCACCCCACGAGCTACAGCCACGGGCTGCTGTCCAACTTCGCCTACGGCCTGCTCGAGGACGCCTACGGCCTCCAGGCGGTGGAGCCCGGCTTCGGCGGGGACGTCCTCCTGGAGCAGGCCGCGCCCTGA
- a CDS encoding ricin-type beta-trefoil lectin domain protein has protein sequence MKTLLSASLRQRLAAASLTAAAVSVTAFALPAFAAPSATGAITGNGGKCVDVDNAGTANGTAIQIYDCNNSNAQRWTFAADGSIRALGKCLDVSGGGTTNGTPVQLWDCNGSKAQQWIYTSGKDLVNPQANKCLDISGGGSTSGTRLQLWDCVGVVQQKWSPPAHQVTHKRVVVYYQTQYNGTQYVSPLAMTTNNTRVSDVIVGAFHLNSNLIVHLNDHPPSHSRYTQMWSELATMQGRGVRVLGMIGGAAQGSFQRLDTQFDTYYPLLKNIITTYRLDGVDLDVEEYMSLAGIERVIRRLRADFGPDFVITLAPVATALYGGGNLSGFNYDQLYRNAGADIAWFNAQFYNGWGYMGNTTNYNAIATRGVIPVQKVVAGTLSNPGNGGSGFVDINTVKSTVQSLISQRQEFGGVAGWEYFNSLPGGTAAPWQWANEMATAQGR, from the coding sequence ATGAAGACACTCCTCTCCGCTTCCCTCCGGCAGCGTCTTGCCGCTGCCAGCCTCACCGCGGCGGCCGTCTCGGTCACGGCCTTCGCCCTGCCCGCCTTCGCGGCGCCCAGCGCCACGGGCGCCATCACCGGCAACGGTGGCAAGTGCGTCGACGTGGACAACGCCGGGACGGCCAACGGCACCGCCATTCAGATTTACGACTGCAACAACAGCAACGCCCAGCGGTGGACCTTCGCCGCGGACGGCAGCATCCGGGCCCTGGGCAAGTGCCTGGATGTCTCAGGAGGCGGCACCACCAACGGCACCCCCGTGCAGCTCTGGGATTGCAACGGCAGCAAGGCCCAGCAGTGGATCTACACCTCGGGCAAGGACCTGGTGAACCCCCAGGCCAACAAGTGCCTGGACATCAGCGGCGGGGGCAGCACCAGCGGCACCCGGCTCCAGCTCTGGGACTGCGTGGGCGTCGTCCAGCAGAAGTGGTCCCCCCCCGCTCACCAGGTGACGCACAAGCGCGTCGTCGTCTACTACCAGACCCAGTACAACGGCACCCAGTACGTGTCGCCCCTGGCGATGACCACGAACAACACGCGCGTCAGTGACGTCATCGTGGGCGCGTTCCACCTCAACTCCAATCTGATCGTCCACCTGAATGACCACCCGCCCAGCCACAGCCGGTACACGCAGATGTGGTCGGAGCTGGCCACGATGCAGGGCCGGGGTGTCCGCGTCCTGGGGATGATTGGCGGCGCCGCGCAGGGAAGCTTCCAGCGGCTGGATACCCAGTTCGATACGTACTACCCGCTCCTGAAGAACATCATCACCACCTACAGGCTGGACGGCGTGGACCTCGACGTCGAGGAGTACATGTCCCTGGCCGGCATCGAGCGGGTGATTCGCAGGTTGCGCGCGGACTTCGGGCCCGACTTCGTCATCACGCTCGCCCCGGTGGCCACGGCGCTGTACGGCGGCGGAAACCTCTCGGGCTTCAACTACGACCAGCTCTACCGGAATGCCGGGGCCGACATCGCCTGGTTCAACGCCCAGTTCTACAATGGCTGGGGCTACATGGGGAACACCACCAACTACAACGCCATCGCCACGCGCGGTGTCATTCCCGTGCAGAAGGTGGTGGCCGGCACGCTGAGCAACCCGGGCAACGGGGGCTCGGGCTTCGTCGACATCAACACCGTGAAGTCCACGGTGCAGAGCCTGATCAGCCAGCGCCAGGAGTTCGGCGGCGTGGCGGGCTGGGAGTACTTCAACTCCCTGCCGGGCGGTACGGCGGCCCCCTGGCAGTGGGCGAATGAAATGGCCACCGCCCAGGGCCGGTAA